A genomic window from Lotus japonicus ecotype B-129 chromosome 1, LjGifu_v1.2 includes:
- the LOC130728507 gene encoding uncharacterized protein At3g28850-like encodes MGCASSKQKRCRHCKTPCSPVPRSYSMHVHHPAQTEGESYHVVALTSTTLGTLKQINSPVSNHHLPQKIDANRGSDFKLSKVGDSEIESFRFDSCSLIQRFKEKDKERNEALLEGEKKGEKVKEFSVGLVEAKTWSNMIEEKMTKIVPRTPIRTPPGEPETINTWELMEGLEDISPFRSPNHFRSFSFDVNGDVVHVDVDNVDPPKSSVHVSSPKPMWLQMTEEESRLTSAISDFDPEVLSSFRKSLQHLSPDSPFHLQQAPTDEEKQGIQKGLLSEEEKIKGEGVMDVKVASKDKVVVYFTSLRGVRKTYEDCCQVRMILKGLGVRIDERDVSMHSGFKEELRELLGGGYGGGGLPRVFVGQNYIGGAEEIQRMHEDGKLEKLLAECEKIEDCGEGDGDGGVCEACGDIRFVPCETCYGSCKLYYEGDEDEDEEKAEEYDDGVEVGECGFQRCPDCNENGLVRCPSCCY; translated from the coding sequence ATGGGTTGTGCTAGTTCCAAGCAAAAGCGATGCCGGCATTGCAAAACTCCCTGTTCCCCTGTTCCAAGAAGCTACTCAATGCACGTTCATCACCCTGCTCAAACCGAAGGGGAAAGCTACCATGTTGTGGCACTCACCTCAACCACATTAGGCACTCTCAAACAGATTAATTCCCCTGTTTCAAATCACCACCTACCTCAGAAAATTGATGCCAATAGAGGCAGTGATTTCAAGCTTTCCAAGGTTGGAGACAGTGAAATTGAAAGTTTCAGGTTTGATAGTTGCAGCTTAATTCAAAGGTTCAAGGAGAAGGACAAGGAGAGAAATGAAGCATTGTTGGAGGGTGAGAAGAAGGGTGAGAAGGTTAAAGAGTTTTCAGTGGGGTTGGTTGAGGCTAAGACTTGGTCCAACATGATTGAGGAAAAGATGACAAAAATTGTTCCCAGAACCCCAATCAGAACACCCCCTGGTGAACCAGAAACAATCAATACATGGGAATTGATGGAAGGTCTTGAAGATATTAGCCCTTTCAGATCACCAAATCACTTCAGGAGCTTCTCTTTTGATGTCAATGGTGATGTTGTTCATGTTGATGTTGATAATGTTGATCCACCCAAATCAAGTGTCCATGTTTCTTCTCCCAAACCCATGTGGCTTCAAATGACAGAAGAAGAATCAAGACTCACCTCTGCAATCTCAGATTTTGATCCTGAAGTTCTTTCCTCATTCAGGAAATCCTTGCAACACCTTTCTCCAGACAGCCCCTTTCATCTTCAACAAGCACCAACTGATGAAGAGAAACAAGGGATTCAAAAGGGTTTATTATCTGAGGAAGAGAAAATCAAAGGTGAAGGTGTGATGGATGTTAAGGTTGCTTCAAAGGACAAGGTGGTGGTTTATTTCACAAGCCTTCGCGGGGTGCGAAAGACTTATGAGGATTGCTGCCAAGTGAGGATGATTCTGAAGGGATTGGGAGTTAGGATTGATGAGAGAGATGTTTCTATGCATTCAGGGTTCAAGGAGGAGCTGAGAGAACTTTTGGGTGGAGGGTATGGTGGAGGAGGATTGCCAAGAGTGTTTGTTGGACAGAATTACATTGGTGGAGCAGAGGAAATTCAGAGGATGCATGAGGATGGGAAACTTGAGAAATTGTTAGCTGAATGTGAGAAAATTGAGGATTGTGGtgaaggtgatggtgatggaggAGTGTGTGAGGCATGTGGGGATATAAGGTTTGTTCCTTGTGAAACATGTTATGGAAGCTGCAAACTCTACTATGaaggtgatgaagatgaagatgaagaaaaagcAGAAGAATATGATGATGGTGTTGAGGTGGGTGAGTGTGGATTCCAGCGTTGCCCTGATTGCAATGAAAATGGATTAGTTCGTTGCCCCAGTTGCTGCTACTAG